In Physeter macrocephalus isolate SW-GA unplaced genomic scaffold, ASM283717v5 random_301, whole genome shotgun sequence, a single window of DNA contains:
- the PIMREG gene encoding protein PIMREG, with product MGEEQLCSASGQRWALLGSAGQNRLSATQMASRWPAVGASMRRRSLQNQEQLEESEALQPAVGHPGTSSGALGSLCRQFQRRLPLRAASLNLRAGPSWKRLETPQPGQQGLQAAARSAKNALGAVSQRIQESCQSGTKWLVESQVKARRRKRGAQKGSGPPARSLSRRSTQLPVAAPARSALGPQQRENHRPSARTGPRAHPRRQSGREAAFRSPYSSAEPLYSPSESDSDLEPVGPGIQHLQKLSQELDEAIIAEESGDMTVSLIHD from the exons GGTCTGCTGGGCAGAACAGACTTTCGGCCACGCAGATGGCTTCTCGGTGGCCGGCCGTGGGGGCCTCCATGCGTCGGAGGTCCCTACAGAACCAGGAGCAGCTGGAGGAGAGCGAGGCCCTACAGCCTGCAGTTGGCCACCCAGGCACCTCCAGCGGGGCCCTGGGCTCCCTGTGCAGACAGTTCCAAAGGAGGCTGCCCCTGAGGGCAGCCAGCCTCAACCTCAGGGCGGGCCCCTCCTGGAAACGCCTGGAGACCCCACAGCCAGGACAGCAGGGCCTCCAGGCTGCAGCTCGCTCAGCTAAGAACGCCTTGGGTGCCGTGTCCCAG AGAATCCAGGAGTCCTGCCAAAGTGGCACCAAGTGGCTGGTGGAGAGCCAGGTGAAagccaggaggaggaagagaggggcaCAGAAGGGCAGCGGCCCCCCGGCTCGCAGCCTGAGCCGCAGGAGCACCCAGCTACCAGTGGCCGCCCCTGCCCGCTcagccctgggcccccagcagagGGAGAACCACCGCCCCTCCGCCCGGACGGGCCCGCGCGCCCACCCTCGGCGGCAGTCTGGGAGGGAGGCTGCCTTCCGGAGCCCCTACTCCTCAGCGGAGCCCCTCTACTCCCCCAG CGAGTCTGACAGTGACCTAGAGCCCGTGGGGCCAGGAATCCAGCATCTCCAGAAGCTGTCCCAAGAGTTGGATGAGGCCATCATAGCCGAGGAGAG TGGCGACATGACTGTTTCTCTCATTCATGACTGA
- the PITPNM3 gene encoding membrane-associated phosphatidylinositol transfer protein 3 yields EGCPQRSCKTHVLLLVLHGGNILDTGSGDPSCKVADIHTFSSVLEKVTRAHFPAALGHILIKFVPCPAICSEAFSLVSNLNPYSHDEGCLSNSQDHVPLAALALLAISSPQYQDAVATVIERANRVYMEFLRSPDGIGFSGQVCLIGDCVGGLLAFDAICYSAGPSGDSPGSGSRRGSVSSAQDTPVVVEEECSLASSKRLSKSSIDVSSVLEDEEPKRPLPRKQSDSSTYDCEAVTQHHAFLSSIHSSVLKDEAEPPAAGGPQLPEVSLGRLDFEVSDFFLFGSPLGLVLAMRRTVLPGLDGFQVRPACSQVYSFFHCADPSASRLEPLLEPKFHLVSPVSVPRYQRFPLGDGQSLLLADALHAHSSLFLEGSSRDSPPLLEAPASPSQAPGSQRPGRRISQGSSHSESSESSDSLAPVGTSRITAKWWGSKRIDYALYCPDVLTAFPTVALPHLFHASYWESTDVVAFILRQVMRYESVNVKESAGLDPAALSPTNPREKWLRKRTQVKLRNVTANHRANDVIAAEDGPQVLVGRFMYGPLDMVALTGEKVDILVMAEPSSGRWVYLDTEITTSSGRITYSVPRPRRLGVGVYPVKMVVRGDQSCAMSYLTVLPRGMECVVFSIDGSFAASVSIMGSDPKVRPGAVDVVRHWQDLGYMILYITGRPDMQKQRVVSWLSQHNFPQGMIFFSDGLVHDPLRQKAIFLRNLVQECFIKISAAYGSTKDISVYSVLGLPPSQIFIVGRPTKKYQTQCQFLSEGYAAHLAALEAGHRSRPKKSSSRMILRKGSFGLHAQPEFLRKRNHLRRTMSVQQPDPPANPKPERAQSQPESDKDHERPLPTLSWARGPPKFESVP; encoded by the exons CCTGAATCCGTACAGCCACGATGAGGGCTGTCTCAGCAACAGCCAGGACCACGTCCCTCTGGCCGCCCTGGCCCTGTTGGCCATCTCCTCCCCGCAGTACCAGGATGCAGTCGCCACCGTCATCGAGCGAGCCAACCGGGTGTACATGGAGTTCCTCAGATCCCCCGATGGGATTGGCTTCAGTGGGCAG GTGTGTCTCATCGGGGACTGTGTGGGGGGCCTCCTGGCCTTCGATGCCATCTGCTACAGCGCGGGGCCCTCGGGTGACAGCCCGGGCAGCGGCAGCCGGAGGGGGAGCGTCAGCAGTGCCCAG GACACCccggtggtggtggaggaggagtgCAGCCTGGCCAGCAGTAAGCGGCTCAGCAAGAGCAGCATCGATGTCTCCAGCGTGCTGGAGGATGAAGAACCCAAGAGGCCATTGCCACGGAAACAGAGCGACTCCTCCACCTATGACTGCGAGGCCGTCACCCAGCATCACGCCTTCCTATCAAG CATCCACTCGAGCGTGCTGAAGGATGAGGCTGAGCCCCCTGCGGCCGGGGGGCCCCAGCTCCCCGAGGTCAGCCTGGGCCGCTTGGATTTTGAGGTGTCCGACTTCTTCCTCTTTGGCTCGCCCCTGGGCCTGGTCCTGGCCATGCGGAGGACGGTGCTGCCCGGACTGGACG GTTTCCAGGTACGTCCTGCCTGCAGTCAGGTCTACAGCTTTTTCCACTGCGCAGACCCCTCTGCCTCCCGGCTTGAACCACTGCTGGAGCCCAAGTTCCACCTGGTGTCGCCCGTCAGCGTGCCCCGCTACCAGAGGTTCCCGCTGGGTGACGGACAGTCCCTCCTCCTTG CTGACGCCCTGCACGCCCACAGCTCCCTCTTCCTGGAGGGCAGCTCCCGGGACAGCCCGCCGCTGCTGGAGGCCCCTGCCTCGCCCTCTCAGGCCCCGGGGTCCCAGCGCCCGGGGCGGAGGATAAGCCAGGGCAGCTCCCAcagtgagagctcagagtcctCGGACAGCCTGGCCCCCGTGGGCACCTCCCGCA TCACAGCCAAGTGGTGGGGCAGCAAACGCATCGACTACGCCCTGTACTGCCCCGACGTCCTCACCGCCTTCCCCACCGTGGCCCTGCCCCACCTCTTCCACGCCAGCTACTGGGAGTCCACGGACGTGGTGGCCTTCATCCTGAGACAG GTGATGCGCTATGAGAGCGTGAACGTCAAGGAGAGCGCTGGCTTGGACCCCGCAGCACTGAGCCCCACCAACCCCCGCGAGAAGTGGCTTCGTAAGAGGACCCAGGTCAAGCTGCGG AATGTCACCGCCAACCACCGGGCCAACGACGTGATTGCTGCGGAAGACGGCCCCCAGGTCCTGGTGGGGCGGTTCATGTACGGGCCCCTCGACATGGTGGCCCTGACCGGGGAGAAG GTGGACATCCTGGTGATGGCAGAGCCTTCCTCCGGCCGCTGGGTGTACTTGGACACGGAGATCACCACCAGCAGCGGCCGAATCACGTACAGCGTGCCGCGGCCCCGGCGCCTGGGGGTCGGCGTCTACCCCGTGAAGATGGTCGTCAG GGGCGACCAGAGCTGCGCGATGAGCTACCTCACGGTGCTGCCCCGGGGCATGGAGTGCGTGGTCTTCAGCATCGACGGCTCCTTTGCGGCCAGCGTGTCCATCATGGGAAGCGACCCCAAGGTCCGGCCGGGGGCAGTGGACGTTGTCCG ACACTGGCAGGACCTGGGCTACATGATCCTCTACATCACGGGGCGGCCGGACATGCAGAAGCAGCGGGTGGTGTCGTGGCTGTCCCAGCACAACTTCCCCCAGGGCATGATCTTCTTCTCAGACGGGCTGGTGCACGACCCGCTGCGGCAGAAGGCCATCTTCCTGCGCAACCTCGTGCAGGAG TGCTTCATCAAAATCAGTGCGGCCTATGGCTCCACGAAGGACATCTCCGTCTACAGCGTGCTAGGCCTGCCACCCTCCCAGATCTTCATTGTGGGCCGGCCCACCAAGAAGTATCAAACCCAGTGCCAG TTCCTGAGCGAGGGCTACGCCGCGCACTTGGCCGCGCTGGAGGCCGGCCACCGCTCGCGCCCCAAGAAGAGCAGCTCGCGTATGATCCTGCGCAAGGGCAGCTTCGGCCTCCACGCGCAGCCCGAGTTCCTGCGGAAGCGCAACCACCTGCGCCGGACCATGTCGGTGCAGCAGCCCGACCCGCCCGCCAACCCCAAGCCCGAGCGGGCCCAGAGCCAGCCCGAGTCCGACAAGGACCACGAGCGGCCCCTGCCCACCCTCAGCTGGGCGCGCGGGCCCCCCAAGTTCGAGTCGGTGCCCTGA